A part of Microbacterium atlanticum genomic DNA contains:
- the alaS gene encoding alanine--tRNA ligase, with translation MKTAEIAQRFLDYFDKNGHTIVPSASLVTDDPALLFTVAGMVPFIPYLSGDVPAPYPRAADNQKCIRTNDIEEVGKTPRHGTFFQMLGNWSFGDYFKEGAIRYAWELLTASEADGGLGFDAKDLWVTVYEEDDEAHDLWLRLTDLPEERIQRLGKDTNYWSTGLPGPAGPCSEIFFDRGPAYGIDGGPATDDDRYVEIWNLVFMQYEITNVRSKYDFDVVGELPNKNIDTGMGLERIAFIKQGVDNMYETDQVRPVLDRAVALSGRTYGADHDDDVRFRVVADHVRSSLMLLSDGVTPSNDGRGYILRRLMRRVIRSMRLLGVDGPTFADLFAASRDAMKDAYPVVQTDWARISQYALAEEATFLRTLAAGEAILEDSLRATKAAGGTSIPGDEAFLLHDTYGFPIDLTLEIAEEAGLSVDRVAFDGLMQEQRARAKADARARKRQLADTSVYRDLRALGETVFTGYTDLETESRVLGILVDGLSVDRAQAGQIAEVILAETALYAESGGQVADKGVIVGPGYELEVLDVQKPVPGLVSHTVEVSTGEVGVGQPATSVVDAANRRAARQAHSATHLVHAALRDTLGKTATQAGSLNRAGYMRFDFSWGQSLSDQTKSEIEEIANNAVRDNLEVTTRVLPLDEAKALGAMALFGEKYGDTVRMVDIGGPWSRELCAGTHVSTSAEVGLISLVGESSVGASNRRVEALVGLDAFRSLAAERALVSQLTASLKAPREQLPARIAELQASLKAAEKKIAAFESKALGDRLPALAGAATRIGNTLVVAESLGTAASADDVRSLALQVRERLGSDAAVVALGAVVNERPVVIVATNDAARAAGARAGVLAKGAAGVLGGGGGGRDDVAQGGGADAASLPAALAAVKDALAA, from the coding sequence ATGAAGACCGCCGAGATCGCCCAGCGCTTCCTCGATTACTTCGACAAGAACGGCCACACCATCGTCCCGTCGGCGTCGCTGGTGACCGACGACCCGGCGCTGCTGTTCACCGTGGCCGGCATGGTCCCCTTCATCCCGTACCTGTCGGGCGACGTGCCCGCCCCGTACCCGCGCGCGGCGGACAACCAGAAGTGCATCCGCACGAACGACATCGAGGAGGTCGGCAAGACCCCTCGTCACGGCACCTTCTTCCAGATGCTCGGCAACTGGTCGTTCGGCGACTACTTCAAGGAAGGGGCCATCCGCTACGCGTGGGAGCTCCTCACAGCCTCTGAGGCCGACGGAGGCCTGGGCTTCGACGCGAAGGATCTCTGGGTCACCGTCTACGAGGAGGACGACGAGGCCCACGACCTGTGGCTGCGGCTCACCGACCTCCCGGAGGAGCGCATCCAGCGGCTGGGCAAGGACACCAACTACTGGAGCACCGGCCTGCCCGGCCCGGCGGGTCCCTGTTCGGAGATCTTCTTCGACCGCGGCCCCGCGTACGGCATCGACGGCGGCCCCGCCACCGACGACGACCGGTACGTCGAGATCTGGAACCTCGTGTTCATGCAGTACGAGATCACGAACGTCCGCTCGAAGTACGACTTCGACGTCGTGGGGGAGCTGCCGAACAAGAACATCGACACCGGGATGGGCCTGGAGCGCATCGCGTTCATCAAGCAGGGCGTCGACAACATGTACGAGACCGACCAGGTGCGCCCGGTGCTCGACCGGGCCGTCGCGCTCTCGGGCCGCACCTACGGCGCCGACCACGACGACGACGTGCGCTTTCGCGTGGTCGCCGATCACGTGCGCTCCTCGCTCATGCTGCTGTCGGACGGCGTGACGCCGTCCAACGACGGCCGCGGCTACATCCTCCGACGCCTGATGCGCCGGGTCATCCGGTCGATGCGTCTCCTCGGGGTCGACGGTCCGACGTTCGCCGACCTATTCGCGGCCTCCCGCGACGCGATGAAGGACGCCTATCCCGTCGTCCAGACCGACTGGGCCCGCATCTCGCAGTACGCCCTCGCCGAAGAGGCCACCTTCCTGCGCACGCTCGCCGCCGGCGAGGCGATCCTCGAGGACTCGCTCCGCGCGACCAAGGCCGCCGGGGGGACGTCCATCCCCGGCGACGAGGCGTTCCTGCTGCACGACACGTACGGCTTCCCGATCGACCTCACCCTCGAGATCGCCGAGGAGGCCGGGCTCTCCGTCGACCGTGTCGCGTTCGACGGACTCATGCAGGAGCAGCGTGCTCGGGCCAAGGCCGACGCCCGCGCCCGCAAGCGTCAGCTCGCCGACACCAGCGTGTACCGCGACCTTCGCGCCCTCGGGGAGACGGTGTTCACCGGGTACACCGACCTCGAGACCGAGTCGCGCGTGCTCGGGATCCTCGTGGACGGCCTCTCGGTCGACCGCGCACAGGCCGGCCAGATCGCCGAGGTCATCCTCGCCGAGACGGCGCTGTACGCCGAGTCGGGCGGTCAGGTCGCCGACAAGGGCGTGATCGTCGGCCCCGGCTACGAGCTCGAGGTGCTCGACGTGCAGAAGCCCGTGCCGGGCCTGGTGAGCCACACCGTCGAGGTCTCCACGGGAGAGGTCGGCGTCGGGCAGCCGGCCACGTCGGTGGTGGATGCCGCCAACCGCCGTGCCGCGCGCCAGGCGCACTCTGCAACCCACCTCGTGCACGCCGCGCTGCGCGACACCCTCGGCAAGACGGCCACGCAGGCCGGTTCACTCAACCGCGCCGGCTACATGCGGTTCGACTTCTCGTGGGGGCAGTCGCTGTCCGACCAGACGAAGTCCGAGATCGAGGAGATCGCGAACAACGCGGTGCGCGACAACCTCGAGGTGACCACGCGCGTGCTCCCGCTGGACGAGGCCAAGGCGCTCGGGGCAATGGCGCTGTTCGGCGAGAAGTACGGCGACACCGTGCGCATGGTCGACATCGGCGGTCCGTGGTCGCGCGAGCTGTGCGCGGGCACGCACGTGTCCACGAGCGCCGAGGTGGGGCTGATCAGCCTCGTCGGCGAGTCCTCGGTCGGCGCCTCCAACCGCCGCGTCGAGGCGCTCGTCGGCCTGGATGCCTTCCGCTCGCTCGCCGCGGAGCGAGCCCTGGTCTCGCAGCTCACCGCGTCGCTCAAGGCGCCGCGAGAGCAGCTTCCCGCCCGCATCGCGGAGCTTCAGGCCAGTCTCAAGGCGGCGGAGAAGAAGATCGCCGCGTTCGAGTCCAAGGCGCTCGGCGATCGCCTGCCGGCGCTCGCCGGCGCGGCCACCCGCATCGGGAACACGCTGGTCGTCGCCGAGTCGCTCGGCACCGCCGCGTCAGCCGACGATGTGCGCTCGCTCGCCCTGCAGGTGCGCGAGAGGCTCGGATCCGACGCAGCGGTCGTCGCCCTCGGTGCCGTGGTCAACGAGCGCCCGGTCGTGATCGTCGCCACCAACGACGCCGCGCGCGCCGCGGGTGCCCGGGCCGGAGTGCTCGCGAAGGGCGCCGCGGGCGTGCTGGGCGGCGGTGGCGGAGGACGTGACGACGTCGCCCAGGGCGGGGGAGCGGATGCCGCGTCCCTGCCGGCGGCGCTCGCCGCCGTGAAGGACGCGCTCGCCGCGTGA
- the ruvX gene encoding Holliday junction resolvase RuvX, with protein sequence MSGFRRGRRLGVDVGRARVGVASCDPDGLLATPVETVPRDDASVARIVALADEHAALEVLVGLPLNMQGEDTASTRDAREFAAAVAAASERPVRLVDERLSTVSAHAALRSSGRSQRSSRTIVDQVAAVVLLQQALDVEKSTGRPPGTIVPQEPA encoded by the coding sequence ATGAGCGGGTTCCGCAGGGGCAGACGGCTCGGCGTCGACGTGGGCAGGGCCCGCGTGGGCGTGGCCTCCTGCGACCCCGACGGTCTGCTCGCGACGCCGGTGGAGACCGTGCCGCGCGACGACGCGTCCGTCGCGCGGATCGTGGCCCTCGCCGACGAGCACGCGGCACTGGAGGTGCTCGTCGGCCTGCCGCTGAACATGCAGGGCGAGGACACCGCATCGACCCGTGACGCGCGGGAGTTCGCCGCGGCGGTGGCGGCGGCATCCGAGCGCCCGGTGAGGCTCGTGGACGAGCGGCTGTCGACCGTGTCCGCTCACGCGGCGCTGCGCAGTTCGGGCAGATCCCAGCGTTCGTCGCGTACCATCGTTGACCAGGTCGCCGCGGTCGTCCTGCTCCAGCAAGCCCTCGACGTCGAGAAGAGCACCGGCCGTCCGCCCGGAACCATCGTCCCCCAGGAGCCCGCCTGA
- the mltG gene encoding endolytic transglycosylase MltG, which yields MSDSSPDGEAIPPSRRAAREAAARQAATGATPAQPPQSARPASPEPAPLDEGFPPVSSRAPRPTGRASTAEAAEDDPWIFAGAAVAPAMTYGRGTADGTASAPAARPTAPRVDQPNGGFAGGTLEDLFSGSTSTDDIGDVPPPVNRTRRRLAGWIVLGIVLAMLGGIAAGGLWAWNTYEDKIREVMGWEEPKDFEEGLATGEALVTIAAGDTGSPISQSLFDAGVTKTPDAFYDYLIDTAQNPNFQPGVYKLQKQMTSAAALAALLDPANKQEYTAAIPEGYTVEGTLERLAEGTGIPLEEFQAAIADPSVYGVPIDPAVVAAGGQPLEGWLFPATYTFDPGVTAQSAIQTLVDRTKQSLDAAGVPEGDRQRVLTIASIIQREVRVEDEMQKVSRVILNRLDPSNQETFGLLQMDSTAQYGAGEVGLAVSTSEAAQNDPNPWNTYVNAGLPVGPISNPGDVAINAAMNPADGPWLYFVTVNLNTGETIFTETYREHLRYVDQWQQWCADNPDAGC from the coding sequence ATGTCCGACTCATCGCCTGACGGCGAAGCGATCCCCCCGTCGCGTCGCGCCGCCCGCGAGGCCGCAGCCCGCCAGGCGGCCACCGGCGCCACCCCCGCGCAGCCGCCGCAGTCCGCTCGCCCGGCGTCCCCGGAGCCCGCTCCCCTCGACGAGGGCTTCCCGCCGGTGTCCTCGCGCGCGCCCCGGCCGACCGGTCGGGCGAGCACAGCGGAGGCAGCCGAGGACGATCCGTGGATCTTCGCGGGAGCGGCGGTCGCCCCGGCGATGACGTACGGACGCGGCACCGCAGACGGCACGGCTTCCGCACCGGCGGCGCGGCCGACGGCCCCCCGCGTCGATCAGCCGAACGGCGGCTTCGCCGGCGGGACCCTCGAGGATCTGTTCAGCGGTTCCACCTCGACGGACGACATCGGCGATGTGCCGCCCCCCGTCAACCGCACGCGGCGGCGCCTCGCGGGATGGATCGTGCTCGGGATCGTGCTCGCGATGCTCGGCGGCATCGCCGCCGGCGGACTGTGGGCGTGGAACACATACGAGGACAAGATCCGCGAGGTGATGGGGTGGGAGGAGCCCAAGGACTTCGAAGAGGGCCTGGCCACCGGCGAGGCGCTCGTGACGATCGCCGCGGGGGACACCGGGTCGCCGATCTCGCAGTCGCTGTTCGACGCCGGCGTGACCAAGACCCCCGACGCGTTCTACGACTACCTCATCGACACCGCGCAGAACCCGAACTTCCAGCCGGGCGTCTACAAGCTCCAGAAGCAGATGACGAGCGCGGCCGCCCTCGCCGCGCTGCTGGACCCCGCGAACAAGCAGGAGTACACCGCGGCGATCCCCGAGGGCTACACCGTGGAGGGCACCCTCGAGCGGCTCGCCGAGGGCACCGGGATCCCCCTCGAGGAGTTCCAGGCGGCGATCGCCGACCCGTCGGTGTACGGCGTGCCCATCGACCCTGCCGTCGTGGCGGCCGGCGGTCAGCCGCTCGAGGGATGGCTGTTCCCCGCGACCTACACGTTCGACCCCGGCGTCACGGCCCAATCGGCCATCCAGACGCTCGTCGACCGCACGAAGCAGTCCCTCGATGCCGCGGGCGTGCCCGAGGGCGACCGCCAGCGCGTCCTCACCATCGCGTCGATCATCCAGCGCGAGGTGCGGGTGGAGGACGAGATGCAGAAGGTGTCCCGCGTCATCCTGAATCGCCTCGACCCGTCGAACCAGGAGACCTTCGGCCTCCTGCAGATGGACTCGACGGCCCAGTACGGCGCGGGCGAGGTGGGTCTCGCCGTGAGCACCTCCGAGGCGGCGCAGAACGACCCGAACCCCTGGAACACGTACGTCAACGCCGGCCTCCCGGTCGGGCCGATCTCCAATCCGGGCGACGTCGCCATCAATGCGGCGATGAACCCCGCCGACGGCCCGTGGCTGTACTTCGTGACCGTGAACCTGAACACCGGCGAGACCATCTTCACCGAGACCTACCGCGAACACCTGCGCTACGTCGACCAGTGGCAGCAGTGGTGCGCCGACAACCCGGACGCGGGGTGCTGA
- a CDS encoding shikimate dehydrogenase family protein, whose amino-acid sequence MVRRQPGRGVLTGGASRLEVWGDPIAHSRSPQLHAAAYAVLGLDWAYGRRRVDETSFPAELAALDGSWRGLSLTMPLKGVAFAAAATRDRRAELTGAVNTLLLAADDRHRGFNTDVGGIVRALADDGITAAPRARIVGAGATATSALVALSELGAREVDVVARRPEAAAPIVELGGRLGVTVAATSLETSAHPSVALTIATLPGDARIPDAAADVLARSGGLLLDVVYGHWPTALSDAWERAGAPARSGLGMLLHQAVLQIRIFRHGDPDTPLEREGEALAAMRGVLADPRPA is encoded by the coding sequence GTGGTGCGCCGACAACCCGGACGCGGGGTGCTGACCGGGGGCGCGTCGCGCCTGGAGGTGTGGGGCGACCCCATCGCGCACAGCCGCTCGCCGCAGCTGCACGCCGCCGCGTACGCGGTGCTCGGCCTCGACTGGGCGTACGGTCGCCGCCGTGTCGACGAGACCTCGTTCCCGGCGGAGCTCGCTGCGCTGGACGGTTCGTGGCGCGGGCTGTCGCTCACGATGCCGCTCAAGGGCGTCGCGTTCGCCGCGGCCGCCACGCGCGACCGGCGCGCAGAGCTGACGGGTGCGGTCAACACCCTGCTGCTCGCCGCCGACGACCGACACCGCGGGTTCAACACCGATGTCGGCGGCATCGTGCGAGCGCTCGCCGACGACGGGATCACCGCCGCCCCCCGCGCCCGGATCGTCGGGGCGGGCGCCACGGCGACGTCCGCGCTGGTGGCGCTGTCGGAGCTGGGCGCCCGCGAGGTCGACGTCGTGGCGCGCCGACCTGAGGCAGCGGCGCCCATCGTCGAGCTCGGCGGCCGGCTCGGTGTCACGGTCGCGGCCACGTCCCTGGAGACATCCGCCCATCCCTCGGTGGCACTCACCATCGCGACGCTCCCCGGCGACGCACGGATTCCGGATGCCGCGGCTGACGTGCTCGCGCGCTCGGGCGGACTGCTCCTGGACGTGGTGTACGGGCACTGGCCGACCGCGCTGTCCGACGCCTGGGAGCGCGCCGGAGCGCCCGCGCGCTCCGGGCTCGGGATGCTGCTGCACCAGGCCGTGCTCCAGATCCGGATCTTCCGTCACGGGGATCCCGACACGCCACTGGAGCGCGAGGGGGAGGCTCTCGCTGCGATGCGCGGCGTCCTCGCCGACCCGCGTCCGGCGTAA
- the aroC gene encoding chorismate synthase — translation MLRVLTAGESHGPELVAIMEGLPAGVPVSRAAIQADLARRKLGYGRGSRMKFEEDELTISSGVVHGLSLGSPIALRIGNTEWPKWVEVMSAEPVELTEKSRGRGAALTRPRPGHADLVGMQKYGFDEARPILERASARETAARVALGALARAFLAELGIRLVSHTLSIGPVRVPEGAPLPAPDDVSALDADPLRCFDPATSAAMVAEVDAARKDGDTLGGIVEVLAYGLPPGLGSHVHWDRRLDAKLAQALMSIQAIKGVEVGDGFETTRRRGSAAHDELFTAEHGITRSSDKAGGTEGGMSTGTVLRVRAGMKPIATVPRALRTVDVTTGDSASAHHQRSDVCAVPAAGVVAEAMVAVVLAGVVLEKFGGDSVAETRRNLEGYLAAIPEELRTAAQSDAGLL, via the coding sequence ATGCTCCGCGTGCTCACGGCCGGCGAATCGCACGGCCCCGAACTCGTCGCCATCATGGAGGGACTTCCCGCCGGCGTCCCCGTCTCCCGCGCCGCAATCCAGGCGGATCTCGCCCGGCGCAAGCTCGGCTACGGCCGCGGGTCGCGCATGAAGTTCGAGGAGGACGAGCTGACGATCTCGTCCGGCGTCGTCCACGGCCTGAGCCTCGGCAGTCCGATCGCGCTGCGGATCGGCAACACCGAGTGGCCCAAGTGGGTCGAGGTGATGAGCGCCGAACCGGTCGAGCTGACCGAGAAGTCGCGCGGTCGCGGCGCCGCACTCACGCGCCCGCGTCCGGGCCACGCCGACCTCGTGGGCATGCAGAAGTACGGCTTCGACGAGGCCCGGCCGATCCTGGAGCGCGCGAGCGCCCGCGAGACCGCCGCCCGCGTCGCCCTGGGCGCACTGGCCCGCGCGTTCCTCGCGGAGCTCGGCATCCGTCTGGTCAGCCACACGCTGTCGATCGGTCCTGTGCGCGTGCCGGAGGGCGCGCCGCTGCCGGCACCGGATGACGTCAGCGCCCTCGACGCGGATCCGCTGCGCTGCTTCGACCCCGCCACGAGCGCGGCGATGGTCGCCGAGGTCGATGCCGCCCGCAAGGACGGCGACACGCTCGGCGGCATCGTCGAGGTGCTCGCATACGGACTTCCGCCGGGGCTCGGCTCGCACGTCCACTGGGACCGCCGCCTGGATGCGAAGCTGGCGCAGGCGCTCATGAGCATCCAGGCCATCAAGGGCGTCGAGGTGGGCGACGGCTTCGAGACCACCCGCCGCCGCGGGTCGGCCGCCCACGACGAGCTGTTCACCGCGGAGCACGGCATCACGCGCTCCAGCGACAAGGCGGGCGGCACCGAGGGCGGCATGTCCACCGGGACGGTGCTGCGGGTGCGGGCCGGCATGAAGCCGATCGCCACGGTGCCCCGCGCGCTGCGCACCGTCGACGTCACCACCGGCGACTCCGCCTCCGCCCATCACCAGCGCTCCGATGTGTGCGCGGTGCCGGCGGCCGGCGTCGTCGCCGAGGCGATGGTCGCGGTCGTGCTGGCAGGCGTCGTCCTGGAGAAGTTCGGCGGCGACAGCGTCGCCGAGACGCGTCGCAACCTCGAGGGCTACCTCGCGGCGATTCCCGAGGAGCTGCGCACGGCCGCGCAGAGCGACGCCGGCCTGCTCTGA
- a CDS encoding shikimate kinase — protein sequence MAALHDPVVVIGPMGAGKSSIGKKAARALGVPFFDTDAAVVREHGPIEQLFAEHGEAHFRALEREAVVEGLRGGGIVSLGGGAVTHPQTRSDLARHRVVLLTVSPRVVAGRVRDSHRPLLQGDDAMQRWTAIYDERRPVYEELADVVFDTSSGPMQDVVNALVAWVRGDGADAAAGRNEEETE from the coding sequence ATGGCGGCGCTTCATGACCCCGTCGTGGTGATCGGCCCGATGGGCGCAGGCAAGTCCAGCATCGGTAAGAAGGCGGCGCGCGCCCTGGGCGTGCCGTTCTTCGACACCGACGCCGCAGTGGTGCGAGAGCACGGTCCGATCGAACAGCTCTTCGCCGAGCACGGCGAAGCGCACTTCCGCGCTCTGGAGCGCGAAGCTGTCGTCGAGGGACTTCGCGGCGGGGGGATCGTCTCGCTGGGCGGCGGCGCAGTCACCCATCCGCAGACGCGCTCCGACCTGGCGCGCCACCGGGTCGTGCTGCTGACCGTGTCGCCGCGCGTCGTGGCCGGGCGGGTGCGCGACTCGCACCGGCCCCTGCTGCAGGGCGACGACGCCATGCAGCGCTGGACGGCGATCTACGACGAGCGCCGGCCGGTGTACGAGGAGCTCGCCGACGTCGTCTTCGACACGTCGAGCGGGCCCATGCAGGACGTCGTCAACGCCCTGGTGGCCTGGGTGCGGGGCGACGGGGCCGATGCCGCCGCCGGCAGGAACGAGGAGGAGACGGAATGA
- the aroB gene encoding 3-dehydroquinate synthase: protein MTDATTIAVGGDASYDITVGRGILSTLGEALPLAARKVLVIHPPTLAEQAERLRAQLIGDREVLLAEIPDAEAGKRIEVAAFCWQVMGKADFTRTDAVVGFGGGAVTDLAGFVAATWLRGVEVVQVPTTVLAMVDAAVGGKTGVNTAEGKNLVGAFWAPRAVLCDLDLLDSLSRNERVAGYAEVVKAGFIWAPEILDLIEADAEAAVDPRSEAFRRTIELAIDMKARVVGEDLREADLREILNYGHTLGHAIEHAERYRWRHGAAISVGMVFAAELSRLAGRLPDAAAQRHRDILHTLGLPTTYRAGAWPQLKATMQRDKKSRGGMLRFIVLDDIAKPTVLQAPDESLLYAAYQEVAG from the coding sequence ATGACGGATGCCACGACCATCGCCGTGGGCGGCGACGCGAGCTACGACATCACCGTGGGGCGCGGCATCCTGTCGACTCTCGGCGAGGCGCTGCCACTCGCCGCCCGCAAGGTGCTGGTGATCCACCCCCCGACCCTCGCGGAACAGGCCGAGCGGCTGCGCGCGCAGCTGATCGGAGACCGCGAGGTGCTGCTCGCGGAGATCCCCGACGCCGAAGCCGGCAAGCGCATCGAGGTCGCCGCGTTCTGCTGGCAGGTGATGGGCAAGGCCGACTTCACCCGCACCGACGCCGTCGTCGGGTTCGGCGGAGGAGCGGTGACCGACCTCGCCGGATTCGTGGCGGCGACCTGGCTGCGCGGCGTCGAGGTCGTGCAGGTGCCGACGACGGTGCTCGCCATGGTCGATGCGGCGGTCGGCGGCAAGACGGGCGTGAACACCGCCGAGGGCAAGAACCTGGTGGGCGCGTTCTGGGCGCCGCGCGCGGTGCTCTGCGACCTGGACCTCCTGGACAGCCTCTCGCGCAACGAGCGGGTCGCCGGCTACGCCGAGGTCGTGAAGGCCGGCTTCATCTGGGCGCCCGAGATCCTCGACCTCATCGAGGCCGACGCCGAGGCCGCCGTGGACCCGCGCAGCGAGGCATTCCGGCGCACGATCGAGCTCGCCATCGACATGAAGGCGCGGGTGGTGGGAGAGGACCTGCGCGAGGCGGATCTGCGCGAGATCCTCAACTACGGGCACACGCTCGGCCACGCGATCGAGCACGCCGAGCGCTACCGCTGGCGTCACGGCGCCGCCATCTCGGTGGGCATGGTCTTCGCCGCGGAACTCTCGCGACTGGCCGGACGCCTGCCGGACGCCGCCGCGCAGCGTCACCGCGACATCCTCCACACCCTCGGACTGCCGACGACGTACCGCGCGGGCGCGTGGCCGCAGCTGAAGGCGACGATGCAGCGAGACAAGAAGAGCCGCGGCGGCATGCTGCGATTCATCGTGCTGGACGACATCGCCAAGCCCACCGTGCTGCAGGCGCCCGACGAGTCGCTGCTGTACGCGGCGTATCAGGAGGTCGCCGGGTGA